One Henriciella litoralis genomic window carries:
- a CDS encoding helix-turn-helix domain-containing protein — MGALALIAVLTIRDNRAWRSAPYLLLACLSVAALFVGYTLEEFRAPLWLHVAARLLDVPHLVLVWLFALSLYQREFQLRAAHVIVGLAYTAPIFWIRFAEFGLVPLVPAWLISFVSVTSILLIGHLIFATLREWPDDLVAERRRSRLFFVLTIIFVVVVAAVSEPFLVGRDGIAAETFKVVSIWPAIAIAAVWLLKADTNGVRFDEAGLSPSNISASDAALKEKLDRVMIEQSAFKRRGLSIVSLASELCVTQHRLRALINGTLGFQNFSTYVNALRIAEMKFWLSDEGKRHLPIQTLALDCGFKSLAPFNRAFRESEGVTPSEYRARQLGPQPS; from the coding sequence ATGGGTGCGCTCGCACTGATCGCTGTGCTCACAATTCGAGACAATCGGGCCTGGCGAAGCGCTCCCTATTTGCTGCTTGCCTGTTTGAGCGTAGCGGCGCTGTTTGTCGGGTATACGCTCGAGGAATTTCGCGCCCCGTTATGGTTACATGTGGCCGCTCGCCTGCTTGATGTGCCTCATCTCGTCCTTGTTTGGCTATTTGCCTTGTCGCTCTACCAGAGGGAATTCCAACTGCGCGCGGCTCACGTCATTGTGGGGCTTGCCTATACAGCCCCGATTTTCTGGATCCGGTTCGCTGAGTTTGGACTCGTGCCACTGGTGCCAGCGTGGCTGATCTCATTTGTGAGCGTGACGTCCATCCTTCTGATCGGACATTTGATCTTTGCAACCCTTCGAGAGTGGCCCGACGATCTTGTGGCGGAAAGGCGCCGGTCTCGCCTCTTTTTCGTTCTGACGATCATCTTTGTTGTCGTGGTTGCTGCCGTCTCTGAGCCCTTCCTTGTTGGCCGCGACGGGATCGCTGCGGAGACATTCAAGGTCGTGTCGATTTGGCCGGCCATTGCGATTGCGGCGGTGTGGCTTCTAAAGGCTGACACAAATGGCGTCCGCTTCGATGAAGCTGGTCTGAGCCCGTCGAACATCTCAGCGTCAGACGCAGCGTTGAAGGAGAAGCTCGACCGCGTGATGATAGAGCAGAGTGCTTTCAAGAGACGCGGGCTAAGCATTGTCAGCCTGGCTTCGGAACTCTGCGTGACGCAACACCGCCTCAGGGCACTGATCAACGGCACACTCGGTTTTCAAAACTTCAGCACATATGTGAACGCCTTGCGTATTGCTGAAATGAAGTTCTGGCTCAGCGATGAGGGTAAGCGGCATCTGCCCATCCAGACATTGGCGCTCGACTGCGGTTTCAAGTCGCTTGCGCCGTTCAACCGCGCCTTTCGTGAAAGCGAAGGGGTCACCCCGAGCGAATATCGGGCCCGCCAGCTTGGTCCGCAGCCGTCATAG
- a CDS encoding S41 family peptidase: MLKSKRSSRKAMLGGGLLALCAGLTLAGCTSPATVEEPKLKTSHTSTESQTETAGYKADLQELAERIKSEHPRPFRYISEPDFDRLVASSVESMGPESSRADALWAFSEILASIQCGHTGMSYFNQENALIEVEDRFPVDVRFVGERLVVLDPLANSDRLEKGDEIASINGQSVNELRTKIFPHIAAEGVAETFKDYAFNYYATAYLTYALGFPDAYQLTLVGQTAPTELKPLTDFSSKPVINPAALCQEGLCSREDIETGAGIMTIRSFAYYGDQGQVFADFVDSALADVVEKDRPALIIDIRGNNGGSGLAVAYVLRRLTEEPFVYWSDQADKRGVLELFDTQRPVDVGLDAPVFLLVDGNTVSTAPHFAALFKEHGMGTIVGEAMGGNASTNDGAQNFSSTVHGIEYSIARMRFDVAAPSLSLDEAVQPDFRYPTPLMMSCTATIR; encoded by the coding sequence ATGTTGAAATCGAAGAGATCGTCGAGAAAAGCCATGCTTGGTGGCGGGCTGCTCGCCCTGTGTGCGGGCCTGACGCTGGCGGGCTGTACATCGCCTGCAACCGTTGAGGAGCCTAAGTTAAAGACATCCCACACTTCCACCGAAAGTCAGACGGAGACTGCCGGTTACAAAGCAGATTTGCAGGAACTCGCAGAGCGGATCAAATCGGAGCATCCGCGGCCGTTTCGATATATTTCAGAGCCCGATTTCGATCGGCTTGTCGCGTCCAGCGTGGAGAGCATGGGTCCGGAGTCTTCCCGCGCGGATGCGCTATGGGCGTTCAGTGAAATTCTCGCCAGCATTCAGTGCGGACATACGGGTATGTCATACTTCAATCAGGAAAACGCCCTGATCGAAGTCGAAGACCGGTTTCCCGTAGATGTGCGTTTCGTGGGCGAGCGGCTTGTCGTTCTGGACCCGCTCGCCAATTCAGACCGTCTGGAGAAAGGCGATGAGATCGCGAGCATTAACGGCCAAAGCGTCAATGAACTCCGAACGAAAATATTCCCGCACATCGCTGCAGAGGGCGTGGCTGAAACCTTCAAGGACTATGCGTTCAACTATTACGCGACAGCTTACCTGACCTACGCGCTTGGTTTTCCGGACGCCTACCAGCTTACACTGGTTGGGCAGACCGCGCCGACTGAGCTCAAGCCTCTCACGGACTTTTCGTCTAAACCCGTCATCAATCCAGCCGCACTTTGCCAGGAAGGGCTTTGCTCTCGAGAGGATATCGAAACTGGCGCCGGCATTATGACGATCCGGTCGTTTGCCTATTATGGCGACCAGGGTCAGGTCTTCGCAGACTTCGTCGACTCTGCACTCGCCGATGTTGTGGAAAAGGACCGACCTGCACTGATCATCGATATTCGGGGCAATAATGGCGGCTCTGGTTTAGCGGTCGCGTACGTCTTAAGGCGCCTCACTGAGGAACCGTTTGTTTACTGGTCAGATCAGGCTGACAAGCGAGGAGTGCTGGAGCTGTTCGACACCCAGCGGCCAGTGGACGTGGGGCTCGATGCTCCTGTCTTTCTATTAGTGGATGGAAATACGGTCTCCACGGCGCCGCATTTTGCCGCCCTTTTCAAGGAGCATGGTATGGGCACGATTGTCGGCGAGGCGATGGGCGGAAATGCGTCCACGAACGACGGTGCGCAGAACTTTAGTTCAACCGTGCACGGCATTGAGTACAGCATTGCCCGGATGCGGTTTGACGTAGCCGCGCCCAGCCTGTCTCTCGACGAGGCGGTTCAACCGGACTTCCGCTATCCTACACCGTTGATGATGTCCTGTACGGCGACGATTCGATGA
- a CDS encoding helix-turn-helix domain-containing protein, translating into MSDACVKVEDIEPLLQAAGDLGLDTAALVPAGANTIPIIDYFRFQRTIALASDDLTAVISSRKLTYRTGHFLLTQMQQAGSLLTTLETLAEHMNMMHGDAYNSLRYSDDRVSLVVDDSQFPYRSRENTAFVELVGDCLTIKIHCLLDSLTEGLASTALKRIRLKRKRGIERQPQNSFWQVPIEYGAPAYELIYDFDRACETIRIREKVDLSADGVFSRVIGYLETRLPQAGEQSFTARTLDLIDDGMTLQSEVADRLDVSVATLRRRLAEEGAHFRELVLNTKLRRAEAMLRRGCSVAHTTEVLDYSDIRAFNRAFKRWKGQTPAAFAQTCQS; encoded by the coding sequence ATGTCGGATGCCTGCGTAAAAGTGGAAGACATCGAGCCCCTGCTGCAGGCAGCGGGGGACCTCGGGCTTGATACGGCTGCGCTTGTCCCGGCCGGCGCCAACACCATTCCGATCATCGACTATTTCCGCTTTCAGCGCACAATCGCATTGGCCTCCGATGATCTCACAGCCGTGATTTCAAGCCGCAAGCTGACCTATCGGACAGGCCACTTCCTTCTGACGCAGATGCAACAGGCCGGTTCGTTGCTGACGACGCTGGAGACACTCGCCGAGCATATGAACATGATGCACGGCGACGCCTACAACTCGCTTAGATATAGCGATGACCGGGTCTCACTCGTGGTCGATGACAGCCAGTTTCCATATCGGTCGCGGGAGAATACGGCCTTTGTCGAGCTTGTCGGCGATTGCCTGACAATCAAGATACATTGCCTGCTCGACAGTCTGACGGAGGGGCTCGCGTCTACCGCGCTGAAACGCATCCGGCTGAAGCGCAAGCGCGGGATCGAACGCCAGCCGCAGAACAGCTTCTGGCAGGTGCCAATTGAGTATGGCGCGCCAGCCTATGAACTCATTTATGATTTTGACCGGGCGTGTGAGACGATCCGGATCCGCGAAAAAGTGGACCTCAGCGCCGACGGGGTCTTCTCACGCGTGATTGGCTATCTTGAAACGCGGCTCCCGCAAGCCGGTGAGCAGAGCTTCACGGCCCGGACGCTCGACCTGATCGATGATGGTATGACACTGCAGTCCGAAGTGGCCGACAGGCTGGATGTCAGTGTGGCGACGCTGCGCCGCCGTCTTGCCGAGGAGGGGGCGCATTTCCGCGAGCTGGTCCTGAACACAAAACTTCGCCGGGCTGAAGCGATGCTGCGGCGCGGCTGCTCAGTGGCGCACACGACAGAAGTGCTCGATTACTCAGATATCAGGGCCTTCAATCGCGCCTTCAAACGCTGGAAAGGTCAGACGCCAGCCGCGTTCGCGCAGACCTGCCAATCCTGA
- a CDS encoding curlin-associated protein, giving the protein MKLHILIAASLSLVSIASTVSTAEAQSRNNVRINQSGYANEIAGQQKGYWQSLSVRQDGYGQFISTFQNGARNGATVGQIGRGNDAALAQHGRRNSTVVGQTGAYNYSKTYQTGTNNLTGVAQIGNYHSAITEQSGSNNGLGVIQVGEGQTANVKQSGRGNVTLIIQGDH; this is encoded by the coding sequence ATGAAACTTCACATTCTCATCGCTGCCTCGCTCAGCCTCGTTTCCATCGCTTCGACGGTTTCGACAGCGGAGGCACAATCACGAAACAACGTCCGCATCAATCAGTCGGGCTACGCGAATGAAATCGCCGGCCAGCAGAAAGGTTACTGGCAGTCGCTGTCCGTTCGCCAAGACGGCTATGGCCAGTTCATCAGCACCTTCCAGAACGGCGCCCGCAATGGCGCAACGGTTGGGCAGATTGGTCGCGGCAATGACGCGGCGCTGGCCCAGCACGGGCGCCGCAACTCCACAGTCGTCGGCCAGACAGGTGCCTACAACTATTCCAAAACCTACCAGACCGGTACGAACAATCTGACTGGCGTTGCTCAGATCGGAAACTATCACTCCGCGATCACCGAGCAGAGCGGATCGAATAACGGCCTTGGCGTTATTCAGGTTGGTGAAGGTCAGACAGCGAATGTGAAACAGTCCGGCCGGGGGAATGTGACCCTGATCATTCAAGGCGATCACTAG
- a CDS encoding curlin-associated protein: protein MKRHAPIAAALCLAAFASVIPTATAQSQNLVIIDQDGFKSEISGSQTGYQLSLSVKQRGYEQGIRAIQEGARHVAEIRQYGRGNGAAFTQSGRRNSGFLGQAGFFNSAAINQIGQGNLAGVAQLGQGNSASANQTGSYSALGIVQVGDGNAVNVTQSERGEVKLVIQGLNRLRW, encoded by the coding sequence ATGAAACGTCATGCGCCAATTGCTGCCGCTCTCTGCCTTGCCGCATTCGCTTCGGTAATCCCGACGGCGACCGCGCAATCGCAAAACCTTGTCATCATCGATCAGGATGGTTTCAAATCCGAAATCTCTGGAAGCCAGACCGGTTATCAGCTGTCCTTGTCCGTCAAACAGCGCGGCTATGAACAAGGTATAAGAGCCATTCAGGAGGGCGCCCGGCATGTCGCGGAGATCAGACAATATGGTCGCGGCAACGGCGCTGCCTTTACCCAGTCGGGGCGGCGTAATTCAGGCTTCCTGGGGCAGGCTGGCTTTTTCAATTCTGCGGCGATCAATCAAATCGGTCAGGGCAATCTTGCGGGGGTCGCTCAGCTCGGCCAAGGAAACTCAGCCAGCGCAAATCAGACAGGCTCCTATAGTGCGCTCGGCATCGTTCAGGTTGGCGACGGCAATGCGGTTAACGTGACGCAGTCCGAACGCGGCGAGGTGAAGCTCGTGATTCAAGGCCTAAACCGTCTGCGCTGGTAG
- a CDS encoding acetyl-CoA hydrolase/transferase C-terminal domain-containing protein, producing MTNDSSLRSTEERPIWPSAEDCAQDVVNRIGKDIRLALPLGLGKANRFTNALYAMAKADPDIKLKIYTALSIIRPALPGGLGGRFARPLIEKFFGDYPDLDYAVDRQQGRLPPNVEIEEFFLATGTLLGNEYAQRHYNSVNYTHAMRRIVAERVNVLGQMVAFRDGRFSLACNSDLSLDLIPLMRKKVGRENFIVVGELNERLPFMPNDAEVPADEFDVLLECGGYDLAGPPAPRVDTVSYAIGMRAARLVKDGGTLQIGIGSLGDGAAQSVRLRHTEPDAFRAAVNALPGPAGPVDEGGDDAFVSGLYGCTEMFTQGMFELLRAGVFRRRAHKGREITVDGGFYLGPQTFYRGLRDAPDEVLNRVNMTSVDDVNALYGNEAVRRQERVDARFINIAMKATCLGAVTSDALEDGRVVSGVGGQYNFVAQAHELEDARSIILLKAVRETASGIESNLVWNYGHVTVPRHLRDIIITEYGVADLRGQPDEECVRRMLAITDARFLDGLVKDAIAAKKLPDDFVVPAEWRRNTPEAITTALHPFADILPAFPFGTEMDAVEQDLALALEHLQLQTANWGGRFRYALKALASPPEFERFNAHLVRLDLNKASTLEDRLTRRLVVQSLKDTHSTAGATMKNSTA from the coding sequence ATGACAAACGACAGCAGTTTGCGCAGTACAGAAGAGCGACCCATCTGGCCGTCTGCGGAAGACTGCGCGCAGGATGTCGTCAATCGCATCGGCAAGGATATTCGGCTCGCCCTCCCTCTTGGCCTTGGCAAGGCAAACCGTTTTACAAATGCTTTGTACGCGATGGCGAAGGCCGATCCGGACATAAAGCTCAAGATATATACGGCCCTCTCAATCATTCGCCCTGCCCTGCCCGGCGGACTTGGGGGGCGGTTCGCCCGGCCATTGATAGAGAAGTTCTTCGGCGACTATCCCGATCTTGATTATGCCGTTGATCGTCAACAGGGCCGTCTGCCGCCCAATGTCGAAATTGAGGAATTTTTCCTCGCCACCGGCACCTTGCTTGGCAATGAATACGCCCAGCGCCACTACAATAGCGTGAACTACACGCACGCCATGCGCCGTATCGTGGCTGAGCGCGTTAACGTACTTGGCCAGATGGTGGCCTTTCGCGACGGTCGCTTCAGCCTCGCCTGCAACTCAGATCTCAGCCTCGATCTCATCCCCCTGATGCGAAAGAAAGTGGGCCGCGAGAATTTTATCGTCGTCGGTGAGCTCAATGAGCGCCTGCCCTTCATGCCAAACGACGCGGAAGTCCCCGCCGATGAGTTTGATGTCCTGCTTGAATGCGGGGGGTATGACCTGGCAGGCCCGCCAGCTCCACGCGTCGATACGGTTAGCTATGCCATCGGAATGCGGGCAGCACGTCTTGTGAAGGATGGCGGCACATTGCAGATCGGCATTGGCTCGCTGGGCGATGGCGCCGCGCAATCCGTTCGCCTTCGTCATACTGAGCCCGACGCCTTTCGCGCCGCAGTCAACGCCCTCCCCGGCCCCGCGGGGCCCGTCGACGAAGGCGGCGATGACGCATTTGTAAGCGGGCTATACGGCTGCACCGAAATGTTCACGCAGGGCATGTTTGAACTCTTGCGCGCGGGCGTGTTCAGGCGCCGGGCGCACAAGGGCCGCGAGATAACGGTGGATGGCGGATTCTATCTCGGACCCCAGACCTTCTACCGCGGGCTGCGCGATGCCCCCGATGAGGTGCTGAACCGGGTCAACATGACGAGCGTCGATGACGTGAATGCGCTCTACGGCAATGAAGCGGTCCGCCGCCAAGAGCGCGTCGATGCGCGCTTCATCAATATCGCGATGAAGGCGACTTGCCTTGGCGCCGTGACCTCTGACGCGCTCGAAGACGGTCGTGTCGTCAGCGGGGTCGGCGGCCAATATAATTTTGTCGCGCAGGCGCACGAACTGGAAGATGCCCGGTCGATTATCCTGCTGAAGGCCGTCCGGGAAACGGCATCCGGCATCGAGTCCAATTTGGTCTGGAATTATGGCCACGTGACGGTGCCCCGGCACCTAAGGGATATCATTATCACCGAATACGGCGTTGCCGATCTGCGCGGACAGCCTGACGAGGAATGCGTCCGCCGCATGCTCGCCATCACCGATGCGCGGTTCCTCGACGGGCTTGTGAAAGACGCCATCGCCGCGAAGAAACTACCGGATGATTTTGTGGTCCCCGCTGAGTGGCGCCGCAACACACCAGAGGCCATCACGACCGCGCTGCACCCCTTTGCCGATATCTTGCCGGCCTTCCCGTTCGGCACAGAAATGGACGCCGTCGAGCAGGATCTGGCACTTGCGCTGGAGCATTTGCAACTTCAGACGGCAAACTGGGGCGGGCGTTTCCGATATGCCCTGAAGGCCCTTGCATCGCCTCCCGAATTCGAACGTTTCAACGCACACCTTGTCAGACTGGACCTCAATAAGGCTTCCACACTCGAGGACCGCCTCACAAGACGGCTCGTCGTCCAAAGCCTGAAGGACACTCACTCCACGGCCGGGGCGACGATGAAGAACAGCACGGCATAA